The following are from one region of the Corallincola holothuriorum genome:
- a CDS encoding GGDEF domain-containing protein, giving the protein MRRRSWGAFFGYFFATFIVLEALVVAVGFQSYNKVIALKKDALIGNAANKLAVAELVLNNKIELINETLELLSHHSLVRDYLIRDTAGRRHAVEAHWVAILEAGLAYQKLALIDLTGQELVGSYRLEDGSITRLPSEEKSNWANSLEFSYVQQLGSDEKYYPPPEFREDEKNEPVVPLDATIRVFTPIEFASKKAGYLMLTLKADRLVARLRSLPQMVVGEPMMVSQDGYYTFHHDMTKIYGNRYPSRSHHKFQNDYPEAWATVKSQGVGTHSGVFTGDHATFVYNRVDPDRKFRKPFYLVLRISDNAVQLAAMEPIKSMLVTLSISAGLVFLLAIIVGGIGGGRAKAQHQRRLSQAMVESMSAVIVTDEQGHVQDVNPSFERITGYKETEIIGQLPDMLKSAEHKPTFYALMVKRLLKEGFWRGEVWCQLADARSHPMLVEIHAIKDKRGRVTNYVGSCLDLSEQKLLEVELREKSLRDPLTHCWNRRYLTELLKSELARQRRYGHPLAVATFDIDKFKSINDNFGHDVGDQVLVRCCDQVRRQLRRSDSLSRVGGEEFVIVLPMTHRDGAEILIERIRIKLAALLDEPRFTVSFGLTVALPTDDMDDLLKRADQALYEAKAAGRNRSFFAKINHTAEVHVSAELLQPEAGVPKKAQ; this is encoded by the coding sequence ATGAGGCGACGTTCTTGGGGCGCATTTTTCGGCTATTTTTTTGCGACGTTCATTGTTCTTGAAGCGCTCGTGGTGGCTGTCGGTTTTCAAAGCTACAACAAAGTGATAGCGCTGAAAAAGGATGCCTTGATAGGTAACGCGGCGAACAAATTAGCGGTGGCGGAGTTGGTCCTCAACAATAAGATTGAGTTGATCAACGAAACCTTGGAGCTGTTGTCGCATCACAGTTTGGTCAGGGATTATTTGATCCGTGATACTGCCGGGCGCCGACATGCTGTTGAAGCACACTGGGTTGCCATATTAGAAGCGGGACTCGCTTATCAAAAACTCGCTCTAATCGATTTGACAGGCCAGGAGTTGGTCGGCAGTTATCGGCTCGAAGATGGCTCTATTACACGCTTACCTAGTGAGGAAAAATCTAATTGGGCTAACTCTTTAGAGTTTTCTTATGTGCAACAGCTAGGCTCTGATGAGAAATACTACCCCCCGCCTGAGTTCCGTGAAGATGAGAAAAACGAACCAGTCGTGCCATTAGACGCGACCATTAGGGTGTTTACACCGATAGAGTTTGCCAGCAAAAAAGCCGGTTACTTAATGCTGACGTTGAAGGCCGACCGCCTCGTTGCTCGCTTAAGATCGTTGCCGCAGATGGTGGTGGGTGAGCCCATGATGGTGAGTCAGGACGGGTACTACACCTTCCACCACGATATGACAAAAATTTATGGCAACCGCTATCCATCACGCAGTCACCACAAGTTTCAAAATGATTACCCGGAAGCCTGGGCAACGGTGAAATCTCAAGGCGTGGGCACCCATAGCGGTGTATTTACCGGTGACCATGCGACTTTTGTGTACAACCGTGTCGATCCGGATCGAAAGTTTAGAAAGCCTTTTTATTTGGTGCTCCGCATTTCTGATAATGCCGTCCAGTTGGCCGCCATGGAACCAATCAAAAGTATGTTGGTGACCTTATCGATAAGCGCTGGCTTAGTATTTTTGCTCGCGATTATTGTTGGCGGTATTGGTGGCGGCCGGGCTAAAGCCCAGCATCAGCGGCGTTTGTCTCAAGCGATGGTGGAATCGATGTCTGCGGTGATCGTGACCGATGAGCAAGGACACGTGCAGGATGTAAATCCCAGTTTTGAGCGAATTACCGGTTATAAAGAAACAGAAATTATTGGCCAGCTGCCAGATATGCTGAAGTCCGCTGAGCATAAACCCACTTTTTATGCGCTGATGGTAAAGCGTTTATTGAAAGAGGGCTTTTGGCGGGGTGAAGTATGGTGTCAGTTAGCGGATGCGCGCAGCCACCCTATGCTGGTTGAGATCCACGCGATAAAAGATAAGCGTGGTCGGGTGACTAATTATGTCGGATCTTGCTTGGACCTCAGTGAGCAAAAGCTTTTAGAAGTGGAATTGCGAGAGAAATCGTTGCGAGATCCGCTGACTCATTGTTGGAATCGACGCTATCTTACCGAGTTGCTGAAAAGTGAGCTGGCTCGTCAACGCCGTTATGGCCATCCTCTTGCGGTGGCCACGTTTGATATCGACAAATTTAAATCGATTAATGACAATTTCGGCCATGATGTCGGTGACCAGGTATTGGTGCGCTGCTGTGACCAGGTGCGACGCCAGCTGCGCAGAAGCGACAGCCTGTCGCGCGTGGGTGGTGAAGAGTTTGTGATTGTGTTGCCAATGACTCACCGTGATGGCGCAGAGATACTGATTGAGCGTATCCGTATTAAGTTGGCAGCGTTACTGGATGAACCGCGCTTTACGGTTAGTTTTGGACTAACTGTGGCGTTGCCTACCGATGATATGGATGATCTGCTAAAACGAGCGGATCAAGCACTCTATGAAGCCAAAGCCGCAGGGCGCAACCGCAGCTTCTTTGCCAAGATCAATCACACGGCTGAAGTGCATGTTAGTGCTGAGCTACTACAACCAGAGGCAGGGGTGCCGAAAAAGGCACAGTGA
- a CDS encoding TonB-dependent receptor, with protein sequence MMNKAVLLPPLLATGLCLLSPPSYGETDEIEHIEVHGQRHVGQWMGEIQAPTPTPDVADWLKAMPGADVNKNGPVSGIAQYRGLYGDRVSVSVAGRPVVGAGPNAMDAPLSYAPAINTEQLQVFRGVAPVSAGMDTLGGAVSSQAYQADFTMGQDLALNGETRAGYQDNGRASDLAGRLHLSSQDHGAVMFVEDLYGRDDQEDGDGRDIQPTEYHKRSGGVDYRYRLAAGYMGGEYQYLDTKDAGTPALPMDIDYIRTHRMALKGGYQTVLGEVTALVGYTDADHVMDNYRLRQNSSPQRYRKTKATSDSVDWQLTLAHELNTEQKQTQTLLFGLDGVISNHDATITNPNNAMFLVENFNDVEDRRFGAFVEWQGSRQGWDWLGGARVKYVEADAGNIYHSAAMMNPNIAGLMQDFNQADKSVDDTLADIAFVTGYQLAPRWRGVVGLGVKQRAAAYQERYLWLPMQSTGGLADGKTYVGDINLDPETAWQIDLGLDYMSDDWFISPRVFYQRIDDYIQGTPVTDDAVLNVAAMMGAEEPLQFSNLDVELYGADLSWYGQLSTAWTIGGQATYIRGKRRDIDDNLYRIAPPNMGVYLQYEISQWQMALHWHGYAAQDDVSATNNEKTTAGYAIVGFELNYQWQSGVEVSAGVENLLDHAYQDHLAGYNRVNGSELALAERLPGAGRTVWLQGHYLF encoded by the coding sequence ATGATGAACAAAGCCGTGTTATTGCCACCCCTGCTTGCGACTGGCCTGTGCCTTTTGTCTCCGCCCTCCTACGGGGAAACCGACGAAATTGAACATATTGAAGTGCACGGCCAGCGGCATGTCGGTCAGTGGATGGGCGAAATACAAGCGCCAACCCCAACCCCGGATGTCGCCGACTGGCTAAAAGCGATGCCTGGCGCTGACGTCAATAAGAATGGTCCGGTGTCGGGGATCGCTCAATATCGCGGGCTGTATGGTGATCGTGTCAGCGTCTCTGTCGCGGGGCGTCCGGTGGTGGGAGCAGGCCCTAATGCGATGGATGCGCCATTAAGCTATGCGCCCGCCATTAATACCGAGCAGTTGCAGGTGTTCCGCGGTGTTGCGCCGGTCAGTGCTGGTATGGACACTTTGGGGGGCGCGGTTAGCTCGCAAGCGTATCAAGCAGACTTTACCATGGGGCAAGATCTGGCGCTCAATGGTGAAACCCGCGCTGGCTATCAAGACAATGGTCGAGCTTCTGATCTGGCTGGGCGTTTGCATCTGAGTTCGCAAGATCATGGGGCGGTGATGTTCGTTGAAGATCTGTATGGCCGAGATGACCAAGAGGATGGTGATGGCCGTGATATCCAACCCACTGAATACCACAAGCGCTCTGGCGGCGTCGATTATCGCTATCGCCTCGCTGCTGGCTACATGGGCGGGGAATATCAATATCTAGACACCAAGGACGCCGGTACACCCGCCTTACCGATGGATATTGATTACATTCGCACCCACCGTATGGCGTTGAAAGGTGGCTATCAAACTGTGCTCGGCGAGGTAACGGCACTGGTGGGTTATACCGATGCGGATCATGTGATGGATAACTATCGCTTGCGACAAAACAGCTCACCACAAAGATACCGTAAGACCAAAGCGACCAGTGACAGTGTTGATTGGCAATTAACGTTAGCGCACGAATTAAACACCGAACAGAAGCAGACGCAAACACTGCTTTTCGGATTGGATGGCGTGATCTCCAATCATGATGCCACCATCACCAACCCTAATAATGCCATGTTCTTGGTGGAAAATTTTAATGATGTGGAAGATCGCCGGTTTGGTGCTTTCGTTGAGTGGCAAGGCAGTCGCCAAGGGTGGGATTGGCTTGGGGGGGCGCGGGTTAAATATGTCGAAGCCGATGCCGGAAATATCTACCATTCAGCGGCGATGATGAACCCCAATATTGCCGGCTTGATGCAGGATTTTAATCAGGCGGATAAAAGCGTTGACGATACGTTGGCCGATATCGCTTTTGTTACTGGTTACCAATTGGCTCCGCGCTGGCGTGGGGTGGTCGGGCTGGGGGTCAAGCAGCGTGCCGCCGCTTATCAAGAGCGCTATTTGTGGTTACCGATGCAATCCACCGGGGGCTTGGCCGATGGAAAAACCTATGTCGGTGATATTAATCTTGACCCCGAAACCGCCTGGCAGATCGATCTGGGGCTTGATTACATGTCTGACGATTGGTTTATCTCACCACGCGTTTTCTACCAGCGTATTGATGATTATATTCAGGGAACACCGGTGACCGATGATGCGGTTCTCAATGTGGCTGCCATGATGGGTGCCGAGGAGCCGCTGCAGTTTAGTAATTTGGATGTCGAGCTTTATGGCGCTGATCTCAGTTGGTATGGGCAGTTGAGTACCGCATGGACAATAGGTGGCCAAGCTACCTATATCCGCGGCAAGCGTCGGGATATTGATGACAACCTTTACCGCATAGCGCCGCCGAATATGGGCGTTTACCTGCAATATGAGATCTCGCAGTGGCAGATGGCGCTGCATTGGCATGGCTATGCTGCGCAGGATGATGTCTCTGCTACCAATAATGAAAAAACCACCGCCGGTTACGCCATTGTCGGCTTTGAGCTGAATTACCAATGGCAAAGCGGAGTTGAAGTGAGTGCCGGGGTAGAAAACCTATTGGATCACGCCTATCAGGATCATCTGGCGGGATACAACCGGGTCAACGGCAGCGAGCTGGCGTTGGCAGAACGATTACCCGGTGCGGGTCGTACCGTTTGGCTTCAGGGACACTACCTGTTCTAG
- a CDS encoding response regulator transcription factor: protein MTRLLIIDDDLDFSRIVANRLSSQGFDCAATHHTSDALLAAREHQPECILLDMKLADDSGLNLIAPLRQLLPDSRIVLLTGYASIATAVAAMKAGADDYLTKPADTATMTAALTGCRPAPTMSEAPMSPERLEWEHIQQVLKANHGNVSHTAKQLNMHRRTLQRKLKKRPASE from the coding sequence GTGACACGCCTGCTGATCATTGATGATGATCTCGATTTCAGCCGCATCGTTGCCAACAGGCTAAGTAGCCAAGGGTTCGATTGTGCCGCCACACACCATACCAGTGATGCGTTACTTGCGGCTCGGGAGCATCAGCCAGAATGCATTCTGTTAGATATGAAGCTGGCAGATGACAGCGGGCTGAACCTTATCGCACCACTCAGGCAGCTGTTACCTGACAGTCGCATCGTATTGCTTACCGGATACGCCAGTATTGCGACTGCCGTTGCAGCGATGAAAGCAGGTGCCGATGACTACCTGACCAAGCCCGCCGACACGGCCACTATGACAGCGGCCTTAACTGGCTGCAGACCCGCCCCCACCATGAGTGAGGCACCGATGTCACCGGAACGGCTTGAATGGGAACATATACAGCAGGTGTTAAAAGCCAACCACGGCAACGTGTCTCATACCGCCAAGCAACTCAATATGCATCGCAGAACGCTGCAGCGGAAACTAAAAAAACGCCCCGCATCAGAATAA
- a CDS encoding sensor histidine kinase gives MKSQFRYLLLLRASLLILLSLLMLLPAEWLGSGSQQPIATLLIASGTLGLIFSAWAVRHGHGLNTLHLFVQLLLDTALLTCWLWFSGGASNAFVSLLLLPVALAAICLPRWLQAWLTIAALGAYTLLLWQLPTSHHGHQQMQSHFIGMWVTFLASVLMITLLVAGLAKRLQHKEKTIALLREEQLRHEQLLTLGIASTQVVHQFSTPLNTMQLVAESLQERYPDEELVADLQRPLSQCSQQLSQFRKTAQQSQIQQQQPCSLIHLMNQLKEQTLLSLPAAQLTLPTQIPALTVIDDPALVPALMNLIANAFQANQYQCETTAEVIISFQREAQGVRIEIRDFGPGIENSQLTQLGLEPVPSKQGLGVSLLLSHATFERLGGHLTMANHPQCGAIATVYLPMAEDQEVESDTPADH, from the coding sequence ATGAAGAGCCAGTTCAGATACCTGCTGCTACTGCGTGCCAGTTTACTCATTCTTCTCAGCCTGTTGATGCTGCTGCCTGCAGAATGGCTCGGTTCAGGCAGTCAACAACCCATCGCCACCCTATTGATCGCCTCAGGCACTTTAGGATTAATCTTCAGTGCGTGGGCGGTGCGTCATGGCCATGGATTAAATACCCTCCACCTTTTTGTCCAACTGCTACTGGACACCGCCTTGCTAACTTGTTGGCTTTGGTTCAGTGGCGGGGCCAGCAATGCTTTTGTTTCACTGTTGCTACTGCCCGTTGCACTCGCCGCAATCTGCCTACCCCGCTGGCTTCAGGCCTGGCTAACCATCGCCGCTTTGGGCGCTTACACCCTCTTGCTCTGGCAGCTCCCCACCAGTCATCACGGCCACCAGCAGATGCAGAGCCACTTCATTGGCATGTGGGTCACCTTCCTCGCCTCAGTGCTGATGATCACGCTGTTGGTGGCCGGACTGGCAAAACGCCTACAGCACAAAGAAAAAACCATCGCCCTATTACGGGAAGAACAGCTGCGTCACGAACAACTACTGACGCTGGGGATCGCTTCAACTCAGGTAGTTCATCAATTTTCCACCCCACTCAATACCATGCAGTTAGTCGCTGAATCGCTACAAGAACGCTATCCAGACGAGGAGCTAGTTGCTGACTTGCAGCGCCCGCTCTCGCAATGCAGTCAACAGTTATCGCAGTTCCGCAAAACCGCACAGCAAAGCCAGATCCAGCAGCAGCAACCCTGTTCGCTGATACATCTGATGAATCAGCTAAAAGAGCAAACCCTGTTGTCGCTGCCCGCCGCGCAGTTAACTTTGCCCACCCAGATTCCGGCGCTAACTGTCATCGATGATCCCGCGCTGGTTCCCGCACTAATGAACCTTATCGCCAATGCGTTTCAGGCCAATCAGTACCAATGCGAAACAACCGCCGAAGTGATCATTAGCTTTCAACGCGAAGCACAAGGCGTACGGATAGAGATCCGCGACTTCGGTCCCGGCATAGAGAACTCACAACTCACTCAATTGGGATTGGAACCGGTGCCAAGCAAGCAGGGCTTAGGGGTCTCTCTGCTGCTCAGTCATGCCACATTTGAACGTCTCGGCGGACATTTGACGATGGCGAACCATCCGCAGTGCGGTGCCATCGCCACTGTTTACCTGCCGATGGCAGAAGATCAGGAGGTAGAGAGTGACACGCCTGCTGATCATTGA
- the luxS gene encoding S-ribosylhomocysteine lyase produces MPLLDSFTVDHTKMHAPAVRIAKKMSTPHKDPITVFDLRFCIPNEELLSERGIHTLEHLFAGFMRDHLNSADVEIIDISPMGCRTGFYMSLIGVPSEQQVADAWLAAMQDVTAVASQNDIPELNEYQCGTYSMHSLDEAKQIASDIIARGIKVNLNDELALPEAILKTL; encoded by the coding sequence ATGCCATTACTAGACAGTTTCACCGTAGATCACACAAAAATGCACGCACCCGCGGTTCGTATTGCCAAGAAAATGAGCACGCCGCATAAAGACCCTATCACCGTTTTTGATCTGCGCTTCTGCATCCCCAATGAAGAGCTACTCAGTGAGCGCGGCATTCATACTCTGGAACACCTATTTGCCGGCTTCATGCGCGATCACCTGAACTCCGCCGACGTCGAAATTATCGATATCAGCCCGATGGGTTGCCGTACAGGCTTTTACATGAGCCTAATTGGCGTGCCAAGCGAACAGCAAGTGGCTGATGCCTGGCTAGCGGCGATGCAAGATGTCACCGCAGTGGCATCACAAAACGACATTCCTGAGCTCAATGAGTACCAGTGCGGCACCTATTCTATGCACTCCTTGGATGAAGCCAAGCAGATCGCGAGTGACATCATTGCCCGTGGTATCAAGGTCAACCTAAATGACGAGTTAGCCTTGCCGGAAGCTATTTTAAAAACGCTTTAG
- a CDS encoding cation diffusion facilitator family transporter, translating into MQNDPEHYARLVRRAALAATLTATLLIVGKLIAWLGSGSASLLASLTDSLMDVAASLLNLMALRYATQPADDQHRFGHGKMESLAAVAQAMFIAGSSLLLILHGIDRLAHPSPINQVGMAVFVMVLSTIATAALLLYQRYVISKTGSLAIKADSLHYRSDLLMNLAVLLALGLSAWGLGMADAVLAIAIGLYMAWSAKGIAEDAIQHLLDRELPEQEKQQIQSLAEAHPGVHGIHDLRTRQAGGTRFVQMHVELADELPLVDAHQIADDIEAKLKKALGNCDVIIHQDPISVVTASRAKE; encoded by the coding sequence ATGCAAAATGATCCTGAACACTATGCGCGACTCGTACGTCGCGCAGCACTCGCTGCCACACTAACCGCCACCCTATTGATCGTAGGCAAGCTGATCGCCTGGCTAGGTTCTGGCTCAGCCAGCTTATTGGCCAGTTTGACCGACTCACTGATGGATGTCGCGGCTTCGCTGCTCAATCTAATGGCGTTGCGCTATGCCACTCAGCCTGCGGATGACCAGCATCGCTTTGGTCACGGTAAGATGGAAAGCCTTGCTGCCGTGGCACAAGCCATGTTTATCGCCGGCTCTTCCCTGCTATTGATCCTGCACGGTATCGATCGGCTGGCCCACCCTTCGCCGATTAACCAAGTCGGCATGGCAGTATTCGTCATGGTGCTATCAACCATCGCCACTGCGGCGCTACTGCTGTATCAACGCTATGTCATCAGCAAGACCGGCAGTTTAGCGATTAAGGCTGACTCGCTGCACTACCGTAGTGATCTGTTAATGAATCTGGCGGTATTACTCGCCCTCGGCTTATCGGCTTGGGGGCTAGGCATGGCAGATGCTGTGTTGGCGATAGCCATTGGTCTGTATATGGCGTGGAGCGCGAAAGGGATCGCCGAAGATGCTATCCAACACCTTTTAGACCGAGAGTTACCGGAACAGGAAAAGCAGCAGATCCAAAGTTTGGCTGAAGCCCACCCTGGCGTCCACGGCATCCATGACCTGCGTACCCGCCAAGCGGGTGGTACCCGTTTTGTGCAGATGCATGTGGAATTAGCCGATGAACTGCCCCTGGTAGATGCCCATCAGATCGCCGACGATATAGAAGCCAAGCTGAAAAAAGCCCTCGGCAACTGTGATGTGATTATCCACCAAGATCCGATCTCTGTGGTCACAGCCAGTCGCGCAAAAGAATGA